From the Jilunia laotingensis genome, the window AAATCTGGAGCAACCGGACGCTGATCATTATCACCTGTTATTTCTACACCGAAATCAATAGAGAACCCTTTGGCAGTCTGACCACATGGTCCAGGATGTGCAAACCATGCATCTGAGAATACAACGCGAAGACGGCTCTTACCAACTGCTGCATCGGCAGGGATTGTAAATTCCTTCGTATATCCCTCAGTTTCAAATTCAGGAGTACCTTTTCTTACTTCACCTAAATCGAATAATAACTCATCTCCATCAGGCTCAAATGAATTACTTTTATCCAAATCCATATAACCTTTAGCAAAACAGAAACGTAAACCATCAGTTTTACTCAAGTTGCTGGTATCATAGGCTTTGAATGACAGTGTAATTGTTTGGCCTTGTTTAACTTTCAGTATATGATCTGTTGCATCTACATATTGTGTTCCATCAGGTTGAGGAGCCTTGGCATGATAATCTAAGTTTTGATCAGCACCAGTCGTTGTAAAGGATTCTACATAACGTTGTTCACGAGCTATATCGGCACCTTCTGCAGCAGGATTCATTACCGATTCACAATAAGTATTATCCTTAAATGCGGGAAGATCCGGAGAAGTAGAACGCTCAACTTTCACCCATTGTACTGGAGAATATGTTTTCAAGTCAACGGAAGCCGCACGTACACCAATATATGGTTCATCATTATCATTTTCAAAAATAATATTTCCTGCAAAACCTGCCCAAGAAGTTGTACGTGCTATTTCTGCAATTTTACCATCAGCACCATTTTTATACATTATCTCGAAGTGATCGATATTAGCTTCATCATTATAAATCATTCCCCAATCTGCACGATCAGTATTCAAGTTTGTAGGATCTATAGCCCAATTCAATTTTACAGATAATGACTTTGTCGTTTCTTCTTTAACTTCGACTTTCAGACTATTAGCCTTGATGAATGCCGGTGTCGCAATGCGATCATCACTCAATTCAAGTTTACCAACCAACATGTTATAATTACCTGCATAAGCCCCCTTCACACGAAGTCCGATATACTCAATCACATCGTTGGTATTAATTCCTGACAATCCAATCTCTTTTTCCTGCCAAGTAGCACCTTCAGTGTTACCAACAGGGAATTCGAGCCATTGATCATTGTCTAATTTCTTTAAAATTACAAATAGACGAGATGGCTCACTACCTGTAGCCCCTGATTTTAATGCAACTTTTGCAACAGGTTTTGAACTGGTTACATTTAACTTTGTACGATAAAGTACAACATCTGTTCCTTTATCTGTAGCATTTCCCTCCAAACGTAAAGCAGAACCACCAATATATGCATCTTCATGAGTAAATGAAGGCTGAATTTCAGTAGAAACGGTAGTTGTTCCCGCATTATATACCAACCAGCGATAAGTAGGAACAACATCCTGAGCCCCCATATGATACCAATTTCCAAACGCTTTCTTTCCTTTATAATTATAACGTTCGCCATTACCCAAAGAGAAATGAGTGGAGAAAGGCAAATCTCCTTGTATTGCTGTACGTTCCGGAATAAAAGACGCTAAACCACAGAAAGATGATAAAGGCTCTTTTTCACCGTCCTTCTCCCAATTATTCCCAGTATCGGATATAGGTAACAAATTAGCCGGATTACGGTTTCCTCCAGAAAAAGTTCTTTCTAATAGTTTTTGATAGTTAGATTGGAATTCCATAGAAGTAGCACCAACATTATAACTCATAAAGCGACTTTGATCATGTTCACCCCACAAGCATACACCGGCTCTTTTAGCATCATCATTTTCTTGTAATGCACTCCAACGTCTATCCATTGAAACAATCCAAACACCAGTATAAAGTCCAGAAGCATCACCATACGCATCTTCAGCTACTTTCACAGAAGAACCGATGTTGTAAGAAAAATCACCTCCTGAATAATTCAACATTAAATCCGTTGTTTTACCAGTTTCTTTTGTACCGTATAAAGCATCTACGTAACGAGCCGTCAAAGCTGATTGAGAAGTATAAATACCGATATGGAAATTAGTGAACCCCTTTTCTGCAGCAATTTTATACAATTCTTTGTGGAAAGCTACTACATCCTCATCTGAGTAACTGTTATCTTCCCAATTATAATTGATACCATCCGTACCAAAAAACATCAAACAGTTAATCAACGCTTCAGAATACTTAAAAGTATATTTACTTCCATCAGGATTTTTCTGTCCGATCAAAGCACTATATTCACCATCGCCACTTCCAGCGGTCCAACTCTCAAAGAATTTAATTCCACTGAAAATATCCGTTCCATTCTTGTGAGCAGCATCAACCCATGCACCTGGAGCTTGAAAAAAACTATGATTCCATGAACCAAACAAATTAGTATAATTCCACATAGAATACACATCTTCACTGAATTTTCCACTAGGGAAACCACCAATTTGTTTACCAATTCCAGTCGGAATATTCATCCACAAGTTACGTTTTTCATACAAATCAGTATGTAACTGCTTGTTCTTATCTATCATAACAGAACGTGGGCGTACATGAGAACGAGCAAATTCAATATCAAGCTCATTAAAACCAACAGCTTCAAATTCTGCTATTGTTGGATACTGTCGTCCAGCTTGTAATGCTTCATAAAATAAGTCCAACATAATTTTATCCTGAAAAGGAGTAAAATCAAATAATTCAGTAGAAGCCGAAGGCGGTAGATCGTCTTGAGCCATCAACGGACTTCCCCATGTTAAACAGCACATTGCTGCAACACATGCTAAAGTAATCTTTCTCATTGTTTTATGTTTTATAGATTAGTATTAATAAGCGGATAATGCTCTTTTTCAAGCATTATCCATCCTTTTTAGTCACTATTTATTAAAAATTTGGTGCATCAACATCCCACCAAAGGCGTGTTGCTTGTAAATCATCGCCCCCCAAGGCTTCCAAACCAGAGTTAGCAATATCATACTGAATTGCTGCAGTATTTCCCGGGAACGGCATTCTACGAATCAAATCGCCTTCAGCCAAACTTCCATCACCATCCTCGACATTCAATACCGGAAATATCTTTGGATATCCCGTACGACGCAATTCACTCCATGCTTCATAAGAATATGGAAAAAGAGCTATATATTTCTGAGTAATAATTTTTTCTAATTTAACTTCAGGATCATCCCCTTCATTCCACTTCACACCTATTTTAGTTACACTACCAATATTGTTAGCCTCATTCATCGGATCAATATAAGTATATTCTACTGCTGACTCACGTGCTTTGTAAGCAGCCAATCTGGAAGTATAATCAGGAGAACCACTATTTCTATCTTCAACATAGGCATTATCGATACCTCTATAATAAAAGAATTCTGTACTTTCTGTTCCCATATCCCATCCATAAAGTTTTCCTTCAGCTCTCAAAAAATCAACTTCCGACAATTTCATCAAATAAAGAGGTGCATTAGCCATTGGTGCTGAACTTAAACGTGAATAAGCGGTTCGTGGATTATTATCATAGGATTGTCCCGGAATCATTTCTGTACCTGCTCTTAGCCCGACTATTCTTGTATCCGGCTCCAAAATCTGGGTAGGATCATTTTCATTAATCAAAGCATTTCTATTTTTACGAAATAGATATTCAGTATATGGGTGATTTAAACTCATCAACAAACTCTCAAAAGAGGCATTTAAACGGGTGTCACTCCAAGTCTCCGATATCTCAACCAACGGATTAGTAAAACCAATTAAACTAGGGAAAAGACCTACCTCTTGATTAGTGGATTCTATTACTCCATCTTTCACAGCTTCTTCGGCCCATTTTTTTGCATTTTCCGGTAATACTTTCACAACTCTCATTGCCATTCTCAGTTTTAACGAATTAGCAAAACGCCTCCAAGTATCCAACGACCAATCCTGAGTTACCGCATCATAACTTCTTAATATAGATGTAATTTTCTTTTTATACCAATCAGGACGATTATCATAATTTTTCAAACAAGCAGATATCGTATCCAAATTATCTACAATATTCGTATAAATATCCTTCATTGAATTATAGGTAAAAGGATGTTTCTGCTGATTCTCTTTATAATTAAAGAAAGAAAAAGGACCATATATATCGGCCATTTCTTGAGAAGCATAGTCGAAAAGTAATAACCCAATAGCTTTCATCTCTGGAATTGAATCAATCTTTGGATGATTCAACATGGGTGCTAAACCATTCTTAACAATACTATACGACCCCTCAGGCCCTGAATTAAATTCAGTATTAATATAATAGGTAGAATTAATTCTTCCGTCAAAATTATGTGGTAAACAAAAATAACCTGCATAATTATCCACACCTAAACTGAACTGGTACTGATAAGCATGGGCGCCCGGCAAATTAGCCTCTTTTCCACCTCGCATTGCATATTGTGCAGTCAACATCTGGCCAAAATAAGGTTTCAATGTTGATTCTGCTTCAGCAAAACCATCTGCTGAAATCTCCTTATGATAGTTAATACTATCTGCTTTACCATGAAAGACCTCATCTTCAAATTCTACATCACTAGACAATGACTCATCCAACGGATCATC encodes:
- a CDS encoding GEVED domain-containing protein, whose protein sequence is MRKITLACVAAMCCLTWGSPLMAQDDLPPSASTELFDFTPFQDKIMLDLFYEALQAGRQYPTIAEFEAVGFNELDIEFARSHVRPRSVMIDKNKQLHTDLYEKRNLWMNIPTGIGKQIGGFPSGKFSEDVYSMWNYTNLFGSWNHSFFQAPGAWVDAAHKNGTDIFSGIKFFESWTAGSGDGEYSALIGQKNPDGSKYTFKYSEALINCLMFFGTDGINYNWEDNSYSDEDVVAFHKELYKIAAEKGFTNFHIGIYTSQSALTARYVDALYGTKETGKTTDLMLNYSGGDFSYNIGSSVKVAEDAYGDASGLYTGVWIVSMDRRWSALQENDDAKRAGVCLWGEHDQSRFMSYNVGATSMEFQSNYQKLLERTFSGGNRNPANLLPISDTGNNWEKDGEKEPLSSFCGLASFIPERTAIQGDLPFSTHFSLGNGERYNYKGKKAFGNWYHMGAQDVVPTYRWLVYNAGTTTVSTEIQPSFTHEDAYIGGSALRLEGNATDKGTDVVLYRTKLNVTSSKPVAKVALKSGATGSEPSRLFVILKKLDNDQWLEFPVGNTEGATWQEKEIGLSGINTNDVIEYIGLRVKGAYAGNYNMLVGKLELSDDRIATPAFIKANSLKVEVKEETTKSLSVKLNWAIDPTNLNTDRADWGMIYNDEANIDHFEIMYKNGADGKIAEIARTTSWAGFAGNIIFENDNDEPYIGVRAASVDLKTYSPVQWVKVERSTSPDLPAFKDNTYCESVMNPAAEGADIAREQRYVESFTTTGADQNLDYHAKAPQPDGTQYVDATDHILKVKQGQTITLSFKAYDTSNLSKTDGLRFCFAKGYMDLDKSNSFEPDGDELLFDLGEVRKGTPEFETEGYTKEFTIPADAAVGKSRLRVVFSDAWFAHPGPCGQTAKGFSIDFGVEITGDNDQRPVAPDLHDQGEADEPDRVRDEDPTTPPTGVEKVVSENAGFSKFWMSPANDVVFFKDVEKAWVYTTTGQLVKFITNYPESVNVADLASGTYVVKMQYNNVIRSQKLYKK
- a CDS encoding SusD/RagB family nutrient-binding outer membrane lipoprotein yields the protein MKKYILSAVFLAFVSVGLQSCLDFDDPLDESLSSDVEFEDEVFHGKADSINYHKEISADGFAEAESTLKPYFGQMLTAQYAMRGGKEANLPGAHAYQYQFSLGVDNYAGYFCLPHNFDGRINSTYYINTEFNSGPEGSYSIVKNGLAPMLNHPKIDSIPEMKAIGLLLFDYASQEMADIYGPFSFFNYKENQQKHPFTYNSMKDIYTNIVDNLDTISACLKNYDNRPDWYKKKITSILRSYDAVTQDWSLDTWRRFANSLKLRMAMRVVKVLPENAKKWAEEAVKDGVIESTNQEVGLFPSLIGFTNPLVEISETWSDTRLNASFESLLMSLNHPYTEYLFRKNRNALINENDPTQILEPDTRIVGLRAGTEMIPGQSYDNNPRTAYSRLSSAPMANAPLYLMKLSEVDFLRAEGKLYGWDMGTESTEFFYYRGIDNAYVEDRNSGSPDYTSRLAAYKARESAVEYTYIDPMNEANNIGSVTKIGVKWNEGDDPEVKLEKIITQKYIALFPYSYEAWSELRRTGYPKIFPVLNVEDGDGSLAEGDLIRRMPFPGNTAAIQYDIANSGLEALGGDDLQATRLWWDVDAPNF